The genome window cgaattgtccgaCTGAAAGTTTGTCGCTAAGTACCATAAAATTAGATTTAATAGAGTCGTAGGCTCATGTATTGCACTAATTCAGAATTCTTGAGTATAAATTATGTGCTAAAAGCATGTCTAAGAAGTGAAAAGAGTCGAAAATTCTGGGTTTGTGAAAATCCTGATgtgcatcgcagaagcgaaaaaggtgacgcagatgcggcctcgcacctgtgttgaaagttccgcaggtgcgatttctAGTCAGCTGGGAAAAACCGTAGAAgcgggatcgcacctgcgatggtttttccgcaggtgcaaaaaatggCAGTTTTTCCAAAACCAGTAGCTTTGCAACTAGAGCTTCCGGGGCCCGTTTGACTTGATTCTTTGAACTAATTGCATTATTTTGAATTGCTTAACATGATTTGACTGCCCGACTAACATTGTTTTAATTTTTTGAAGTTACTTTGAGCTAAAATGGACCCGAACATGAACAAAAATGATCCGCTTGATCATGAAATTGAGGAGGAGGCTGTGGAGGAACAATTTGATAATTCACGCTTCATGTTAGCTGACTATCATCAACGGTATTATGAAAACCTTCTCACAAAAATGATCATGCTTGAAAAGGGGATCGCCGAGGAGAAATTGGTCGAGCTACACCCAGAATTCTATGGCCGTCTACAAACCTCCGGCTGGTCGTGCTTCATTTCTACTCCATGCAAAGCCAATGAGTAGTGGattagggttcttgcacacacacttgggtcttgaagatttgaagcttttggttgagaatttcttactcatttatgctcatttctttatttgcttgctttgtattgaatatttaagtatgtagtattttttccaacacttgaatcttgtttatggaaatattcatatttaaaatatggattaaatatcttgttgtgcttatgtattgaacgatttttatttattttgcagtgagttattgtttctttaattattcttgttctttaatgttttcaaAGGGATTAACTAActctaggactcgcccattaactttgaattgattttggaaaagataatttgggcttggaaaagattaattaacaagaacttgaggctttaaccctcactttatagattacATAGGAATAGGATGGAACTACTTGTatccatattcgggtgtgcttaatctcttaattggtttagggataattcaattaggaagtcttgttagtctttggaagaagttaatatagaattattatccgaggctaattaacataaactcgctcatattcataaaatcatgaaatacattggattattacttgagtgtaattcctgGTGCATCCATACTTATAGCCATttatcattttacttgctttctaggttagtttacattttcacaattagatataaatattttctcaaaatatttctaagtgtttgTCTTagtataataagtgataattctcttacacgcctaattaTCTACATATTGTtcactgtgggattcgaccccgactcatagttgggtaaattatattgcatgcgaccgtgtccatttactttttagtagtgaattTTGACGCCATCACTCAACCAACAGTTCTGTTTTGTTATGACTCTAGGGGAATGTAGCAGGTGCTTgatttgatgaggtagttgatagTGCTCAACGGCTAGAGATAGTCCGtactcaggagcgtgaggagagggagtccaagaggtctcgtggtccGAGTAATTCCAGTGGTGTTCTTTTGGGGGGATAGCCTTATCACAGTAGGGGTTGTCCTTTTAGGCTCGCTCTGATGGCTCGTTCAGCCCATCGAGGCGCATCAGCTAgcatggttcatatagtgctcgATAGAGTCAGTCTTCTCTTAGTTCACTTCcatctcagagttcatctcgtgcaccatcagtttAGGGTTCTTCTGTACCAGGTTCTTTTGgtagttattctagttctcgagGTCCACGTATAACTCGCCACCATTTTTCGAGAGGGATTGCTATGAGTTTGGAGAGCTGGGTCATGTAAGGAAATATAATCCCCGCCTTACGCGACGTCcagttcagtagaggagtcaggctacgaatcctgcaccagttgctccaccacccgcccagccagctcggggttgggtttagtcagctaggggtcgcccaagagggggaggccgatcaggtggcggtcaggcccgattctatgctttttctaccaggccagatgttgttgcttcagatgcagtgatcacaagtattgtctcagtgtgccacatggaagcTTCTATAGTATTTGACACTAGTTCCACATATTCATacgtttcatcatattttgttcattatctggatatgccccgtgagtccttagtttcccCTATTcgtgtatctatgccggtgggcaatactattattgtggactgtgtatatcgattgtgtgtggtaactattaggggactggagaccagagttgatctcttattgcttagtatggttgatttcaatgtaatcctgggtatggattggttgtgtccatgtcatgttattctggactgtcatTCAAAATTGCTAACGTTGGCGATATCGGGATTGCCGAAGGTTGAGTGGAAATGTTCtccagattatgttcccagcagagtaatttcttacttgaaggctcaacgtatggttggTAAGggttgtttgtcatatttggcttttgtgagagatgttgaggcagatactcctactattgatttagTACTGGTAgtgcgagatttttcggatgtatttcctgtagacctgcctggtatgccacccgacagagatattgactttggtattgacttggtgttggacactcagcccatttctattccctTGTATCGTATGTCACCAGCTGAATTgagagaattgaaagagcaacttcaggaacttcttgataaggggtttattggttctagtgtgtcaccttggggtgcaccggttcttttgtgaaaaagaaagatagtaTTATGCGGATGCGCATCAactacagacagttgaacaaggttacaatcaagaataagtatacTTTGCCGTGTATTGACGATTTATTTGActaacttcagggagcgagggtattctctgaaattgatttgcggtctgggtatcaccagttgaaaattatgattcggatattctaaagacagaattcaggactcgttatggtcactatgaatttctcgtgatgtcttttgggctaaccaatgccttagcagcatttatgcacttgatgaatagtgttttccatccatatcttgactcatttgtcgtagtatttattgatgaaatCCTGATGTATTTACGTATCCTGGAGGAGCATGCACGacacttgagtattgtactacagaggctaagagaggagaaactttatgccatactctctaagtatgagttttggcttagcTCGGTGGccttcttgggacacatagtgtcaagtgaaggaattaaggtggatccgaagaaatagaggcaattcagagttggctCAGGCCATCTTCGACTactaagattcagagttttctcggcttggctggttattatcgtcgctttgtggaaggaTTTTTGTCTATTGCATTGTCtttgactaaattaacccagaaaagtactccattcaggtggttagatgagtgtgaagagagctttcagaagctcaaaactgccttgaccacagctccagttctagttttgccttcagcttcaggctcgtatacagtgtattgtgatgcttctcgaattggtattgggtgtgtcttaatgcagaaGGGTAGAGTAATTGCTTCTACTTCGCaccagttgaagccacatgaaaataACTACCCTGTCCATGATTTAGAATAGGCATCCATTAttcatgcattgaaaatttggaggcactatctctatggtgtgtcttgtgaggtatttacagatcatcggagtctacaacacttattcaaatagaaggatctaaatttaagGAAGTGGAGATAGTTGGAGCTCCTAAAGGACTAtaatatcactattctgtatcatcccgggaaggccaatgtagtggtcgatgccttgagtaggaaggagGTGAGTATGTATAGcgttgcattcattcctgttggtgaaagGTGTCTTGCAGttaatgttcaggccttagcaagCCATTTAGTGAGATTAGAAGTTTTGAAgcccagttgggttctagcttgtgtggtttctcggtcttccttatacgACCGCATCaaagagcgccaatatgatgatccccatttgcttgtcctgaaggacacagttcagcactgTGATGtcaaagatgttactattggaaaTGATGGGATGtcaaggatgcagggtcgtatttgtgtgccgaATGTGGATGGGCTGCGTGAATTGGTTATTAAGGAagcccacagttcgtggtattccattcatccgggtgccgctaagatgcaCCAAGACTTTAGGCAGCACTATtgatggagaaaaatgaagaaagatatagttggatttgtagctcagtgtgtaaattgtcaacatgtgaatTACGAGCATTAGAGAATGGGCGTATTGCTTCAGAaacttgaaattccagagtggaagtgggagcgtattaccatggacttcgtagttggactcccacgtacTTTGAGaatgtttgatgctatttgggaaattgtggatcggttgactaagtccgcgtaTTTTATTCCAtatggtactacttattcttcagagcgttgggtgagatttatatccgcgagattgttcacctACATGGTGtaccagtgtctatcatttcataTCGAgacacgcagtttacatcacagttttggagagcagtgcagtgagagttaggcacgcaggttcaattgagtacaacatttcaccctcatacggacggacagtctgagcgcactattcagatattggaagatatgctacgtgcttgtgttatagattttggaggttcttgggatcagtttctgccacttgtagagtttgcttacaataacatctACCAATCGAGAATTCAGATggttccgtatgaggctttatgtgggagacggtgtcggtctctggtgggttggtttgagccgggtgaggctaggttattgggtactgatttagttcaggatgctttggaaaaggttaattGATTCAGGAATGACGCCGCACgatgcagtctagacagaagagttatgccgaccggaaggttcgcgatgttgcttacatagtaggagagaaggtattactccgagtttcgcctacgAAGGGCGTTAtgagttttgggaagaagggcaagttgagtcctaggtatattggaccttttgaaatacttaagaagattggagcggtggcttatgaacttgcattgccacctaatctatcgggtgttcatccagtgtttcatgtatctatgctccggaagtatgtcggggatccgtctcatgttttggatttcagcacagtgcaattggatggtaatttgacttatgatgtggagccggtggccattttagactggCAGGTTTGATAATTGAGattaaagaacatagcttcattgaaagtgcagtggagagtcCAGCCAGTCGGAAAAGATACATGGGAGACTGAGTAGGAGATACGGAGCATATATCGatacctatttgaggctccacgTATGATtataaacccattcgaggacgaacgtttgtttaagaggggatgattgtaacgacccggccggtcgttttaagtattacagACCTGTTCCCCTATTCACTGCTCACTtagtgctttacagttgttatatgatatgttggggtaattggttcgagtCGGGTGAGGGCTTGGAATGAatgggaacacttagttccaaagtttaaaacttaagttgaaaacgttgattggatgtcgacctatgtgtaaactaccccgaaataaagttttgatgattccaataactctgtgtggtgattttggacttaggaaacttaggagtgtgtccgaatttttttttgaagtccattgttaaattaggcttgaaatggctaaaatagaaataagtttggatgtttgaccggggagttgactttttgatatcggagtcggaatccagttctgaattGGAATTCATTGActttagaagttggaattcgttagtttcattaagcttgaattagggtgtgatttTGTGAtcttagcgttatttgatgtgatttaaggtttcgactaagttcgtatgatattttaggacttattggtgtatttggttgaggtctcgggggcctcgggtgagtttcagatggttaacggatctaaatttggacttaaacatctactggaatttttctgatgcatgtatctggtttccttcatcgcgttcgcgaggggagtctcgcgttcgcgaagaagaaatttggaCTGGCCCATTTTGTGCTTCTCGTTCACGACCGAGGGCATGCGTTCACGAAGGGTCGAGGGACAAAGCTACGCGTTTGCGATCgaggcctcgcgttcgtgaaaagGAAagcctgttacaccccatgtttttgtacgtgaaagtctGTTGTAactcaattgatgtaagctcgaaaataagatcctctttgaaagtatataaagtgatttaatgatgttacgtcccatttttgcaagcctttaagagttattaTTTGGGGACAAATATTTCTAAGGGGACATGCTGTTAtaccccgtacttcagacgttACTGttattataggattatctaatgtacGCTCAAAAAcgacgaaatccttctacaaggataagaaaggctTACccaagtcttaagtaagttaagatgaatatgagacttgttattcatgatttaaatgagtttaaagtcataatatgactatatatgatgtttggataagaAATATAAAGTTTGCGAAAAAtcagatttaagttgcggaaactcgagctaagatttgccttataattagccattttgaaaaattaattcgtaagctttatgatgtcattttgggacatatatcataccaaaataaaggtatttgaacctagtttccaatgattcaaaccatttattcatacgataACAGGGTGgagaaatatggatttttaaaatAGGGTCGCCAAGTCATGTGGCCGCAGTTCGGAGAACCTGGCAGGTTTTTAGGCCAAGTTGCGAGGCAGTTTTTtcccaatatattgagagttacaAGGAGATCTCATTTTTGGGATGAGCTTTGCTAATTTTTCATCCTCCTTCCAACCTCACACTCTCCAAACCTTCCAAACAGTTCCCCAAAGGCTCCAAAAAATTCCAAAGAAATACACCATAATCAAACATCAAATTAGCCTAAGTGAATAAGAGAGTCTCTATAGTGTTTTAGTGTGattgagggttgttgtgagcTACACCAGTTGGGGATTTCAAGTTGTATCTACTGCCTAAGGTATGTAAATCATGTTCTTGGTTGTGCTTTAGGTTAATCATATGTTTGAGTTAAAATATTTaagatagtaattgacatggcataaggaatCGTTATTTTTTTTTGTGGTCTGTGTTGAGGCTATACATATGGTTTGTTGTGgctggaaattattataaatagtttgattatATTGTGGCTGTTGTtgttaagcttatctatgtgctaattcagtggattgaagaagataacatgaaaaacaagaggttgacgataaaggttaaggtgctaggcgtgtggactatttttgaagattattcttatagtgttttgggatgaaaatgatatggtaagaataagtatgatgttatataagttgtaggcaaattcatggaaaaggaattagattaaattatattttgttagttgtaaatcgagcttgccgctcaaaatggttgttgaagtaatcagagagcttattatgaattatattatttgtgtttgggctgtttggtgacttttagtaacttatgggatgtagtaaaaatGGGGACGTGCTGTCTGTTTTCTTGTAAAATATTggttttgaaatatgagagttacaatgctTATACCATGACGACGAAGTCGTGTTACTCATTGTAAAAGTAAGAAGAACATATTGAGTttggttgacgattggagagaagattgaAAAGTTATGTTAaagttatcccttctttccttttggcatgatccatatgatacaacgaaacgagcaagaacgcaactttcacaaataattctattcttagaagtattaggggtgcctatgttattgattcctcatgtgtcctattattctatcgtctgttcatgggtctcagaaaatacgtaagttgataaagtttatttcatgatattaatcgaaggcatattgatcttatgacattctgagagatcttactgacttacttcattatgcattgcattcatttatagaTGTAcgctgacccatgaccagatggagttatatacgcgtatattatatgtatatgggatatgggaaaaggttatggcgttatatacacaccaccacctaatcagctcaTATACGTTAATGAATTCGCCCACTGTGGTtgagataatatgatgggatgccctcagaggcttgatgaggTTATGTACGGatatacctatgtatggtatgccatttatacgcacatgcatgacattataaatttttcatgattcacagagttattcaaaaTTACAGGttaagttctttactccatgtttctttcatgtcttttatatactattgttatgccttacatactcggtactttatttgtactaacgtccttttttctCGGGGAcattgtgtttcatgcccgcaggtcccgatagacatgtTGAGAGTCCtcatagtaggctatcagctcagcggaaggtgttggtgtactccacttgctccggagttacctatttggtcagtatgatttggagaTGTATTAATTAGTATGGTGGGAtcatgtcccgacctttatgatgtttatatactcttagaggtttgtagatagatgtcatgtatatggatacttgtattgCCTTGGTGGCCTATATTTTGAGTatataaatgatcatgtcggccttacaGGCCCGTATGTTGTATGTATAAGCTTCTAtctcatgttgggtcatcccatgtcgagtattctcttatgtttaattctagttatctcatgatggcctctccggttcatttacccatgatagtatgataagaaggatatgttacattggtactcagttgagttaggcaccgggtACCCATCgcggccctacggtttgggtcgtgacaaagccGACCTGGAGGAAAttggtcttcgcatttgcgaaggaggaAATCCGGGCAgcaaaattttgtgcttcgcgaacgcgaggaagtttccgcattcgcgaagaagaaatgcatggacagaaactttaagttctgaaaatggaacttcgtcccatttttcatttttgacaaagtggagctcgggaagaggcgatttttggaagattttcaaggaaaacaatggggtaagtgttcttaactcaatagtggttaaattacccaaatctatggttgtttttaacagttaattggtgaattaagttgaaaattttagaaaatcctcttggtttaatttgaagatttgagtgtTGAGTTGATGTCCGAATtaggtaaaatttgtatggttggattcgttggttaaatgggcgttcatattttgtaactttttcgggttccgagaagtggcaaattttgagttaaatttcggattttgttgaaaaaattagtattttcatatggaattaataccaataatttgtattgacttaaTTGAATTAATTgggactagattcgaggcgttcagaggccgattcacgaggcaagggtatagcggagtaagaaatcacatgatttgaggtaagtaacacttctaaacttggttctgagggtatgaatcccttaattttatgttatatcaattgttggaggtgacacacatgctaggtgacgagcgtgtgggcctGTACCATAGAAATCGTGATTTGAATAAATTCTATGGAGTTGTAAAAATTaaggaatcatgttattatccgttTGTTCTCTAATTGTTATAGAAATTGAGcagagactcgtattaaagatcatgtttaggctacatgctgaTATTTTGgaacccatagggtcgtgttgctattgaatttaattgttttaaaatatacatttcatactcagccatgttcatccattgtgaggatatttttgggatcggtgctacccgcctgcagtaggacatatcagctttatatatattattattctatggatcggggttgcccgcccgcagcaggccttataggctttattattatatcgATCGGGCTGCCCACTTGCAGCAAGAGATCAAATGATTAGTGATCGTGAGTACGCGAggttttccactgagatgtcatattcctcatatcatgcagtatggATCTAtttttctgtaccattatttatatactggactgtacttgtggagctcatcactactttcagcccggaggttagtcttgttacttattgagttggttgtactcatactacactctacacctcgtttgcagatccaggtgcttccggacacggtGTTTGTTAGGtctcagagtgttatcagttggagactatcaaagTAGCTGCCTTGCGTCAGCTGACCTTGACTCCcttcctttcagttattatactgttctatattttcaaacaaTGTTTTCATTAGtgagactttgttatcatttagatactcatgcactcagtgacatcggattttgggagtgtatttatatccgatatttgtgagattttctcttaaattttattattatgttttcagtatttaaaagaaattgtgggttattgatgttgtcgtcttgcctagtattgaaatAGGCACCATCACAACAAGTGTAATTCTTGGGCCGTGACAGTCAACCTAGAGAAATTTAgaaaatacaagtctaaaaatagtTCTAAGTTCTAACAGATGATCTAGCACAACACATGAAGGCTATCTCTTTTGCAATGAAACTCCAATCTATGCTCTTTTGCTCGAATATCCTATGATTCCTATTTACCCAAATAGCTTGCACTGTTTCAGTATATAACAATTTGAAGACCTGGGAAGCTATTGATTTCCCCTTGGCATTCTCAATTATCCAGTGTTGATATTGATCTCATGCATTTGGAAATAGTTCATTCTTCTTTCCCCATAACAGAACCTTGTTCCATATCTTCCTTGAGATTTTACATTGAACAAAGAGGTGTTCATTTGTCTCATTGTGTTCTTGACAGAGGCTACACTTTAGTTCCACATTGAGCCCCCGTTTTGCTAATCTATCAACAGTAAGTAGCCTTCCATGCAAGTGAAGCCACATTGTAAATCTTGCTCTAGGTCTTCATTGGAGAACATTAGGCATTTCCATGGTATTCTAAGGAGATCACCTAGAAATTGCAAGTAGGTCTGTTTAATCAAGTATTTCCCTGAACAAGATTGATCAATTTGCAACATGATATATCTTGCATAAAAAATCTTCTGAATCATCCAACATGCACTTTGTggctgtcacgacctaaaatcccacccCAGGCGTCGTGattgcacctagtctctaagaataggtaagccgattttaatttcatttcaagccttttttttaaacatataatttaatacaagtgtcgaaatcaAAAacgaaaacaaatataacaacctcccaagactagtaatactgagtcatgaactcttaCTGGATACatgtaatgatctcaaggatcgaatatacaatattgttcgaataagagttgacagtacaataaaatagaaagactccaaaggactgcgacgaccaagcagctctaccttaaatccttgcgatcaacacactaactctgccccgagtccgatatctccaatacctagctctgcacaaaaatgtgtagaggtgtagtatgagtacaccacggtcggtacccagtgagtattaagactaacctcggtggagtagttacgaggtacagtcaagatactcactagtcaaataacctgtgcaatatagcagtatataaTTGTACagaaaaacaaataacaataatagcaacaaaatcaaccagtgatataaacagcaaggcaacaagaacaccataattatttctcaaacgaataaggaatacaagtacaaccaattaaataagtccttcatatataaatctttcacatataattctttcaaataaataccttccgaatatatttctttcagataaatatctttcagatatacttctttcaaataaatgtcttttgaatataattctttcaaataaaagtctcTCTATaacacctcattttataatcataaaatacgggtctcagtccacttttatattttcgtcacgggtctcagcccactttcacaTTTCtatggcacttcgtgcccatatttctatcataactgcacggacaactcacgtgccaataatacaaTTATCATTTACtcatgacacctcgtgcccacatctcatATCAGAACTGCagagacaattcacgtgccaaaatcataatcatcatatttccccggcacctcgtgcccatattttatatcaCATCTGCACAGACAAATCACGTGTTAATAACATAAtctgcccggcaatagccacaggctcacaatttcaatatggatcagactattatcaagtttaccgaaataacaagacaagttgcacaagatataataaTAAACACAAGGAGAATAACAACATTACAAAAAAATCATAAACACCATAATCATTCATCATCATATACAACTCATCAACAtaaacatcatcacatatcatccctgaaaATGGCCAttcttatctctcctataaccacccttatcactcctataattagCCTTGGTTATCCCTCCGCccggacaatatcaatagccacccttatcactcctataatagcctcccttatcgctctgtttaatagccgcccttatcactccgcccagacaatattccaacacacataacaatagtgcaatgccacccttatgcctacataatgtcaacaatggaatgccacccttatacgccgcTTAACAGTAACCCAAATAACATTACAATTTACACATAATATTATTACAACAgcacaacatcatcaactcgtatttgCAAATttcccgtaggccacaaccatcACAATGGCACAATAAAGTCAATTAATCtcacaacagatagtccacggctcaacacaatatatataaaatcttaaaaataaccacaaggatgggaaa of Nicotiana tomentosiformis chromosome 7, ASM39032v3, whole genome shotgun sequence contains these proteins:
- the LOC138896293 gene encoding uncharacterized protein translates to MYSVAFIPVGERCLAVNVQALASHLVRLEVLKPSWVLACVVSRSSLYDRIKERQYDDPHLLVLKDTVQHCDVKDVTIGNDGMSRMQGRICVPNVDGLRELVIKEAHSSWYSIHPGAAKMHQDFRQHY